ACAGACCCCTTTAGGCTATTGCTATAGTTTCAACTGTGTTTCtaacattgaaataaaaagctAACGTTGTCAACAGAACATTTGTACCAGATTGTTAAGAATGCAtatggtatttaaaatacattaagtcATTGTAATGCGATAAAACTTGCTTTTAATCACATGTTTATTACTGCGAACAAGGTTCAAGTGTATGATTCAGAGTCGGACTACAGTTGCAACCTTATAAGTTCGTTTTGTTATCACTATACTTGTTTTGTTGACTAGTCTTCTATGTAAAATGAGCAGAATAATTGATAAACCTGTTTAAAGACTTTACCTGGCTTATGAATCGTAAATATCAGATAATTTACACGTAAGGTAAATAGATCATgaagccattgttttgtttgcagAAAAGTCCACAGGCTACTGTGTAGGTTGGGTTAAAAACACATGAATGCCAGGGCTCCACACTTTGAAACAGGAAGGGAATTTCTTAGTAATCCAAACCCTAACcaaatgttagtttgttttatagGTCCCTGTATATAATGTCTTTGCTGAACCAATATGCAGCAGCCTGAGGATGTTCTTGAAAAAGCAGAAGGATTTGAAACAGAATTAGGGTGGACCTCCTTCACATGGCAGAAGCAGAATGGTGGATTGGCAGGTTGTTCCAATGCCAAAACCCAGACTGGTCCAGTTCACACAGAAGACAAGGAAACTCAAACCAGCTCTCCTATAATACAGAGATTACTGGATCAAGATGGGGCTGTCAAACCTTTTTCCCAGTTCGACAGACAATCACCTGCCAGGATTTCCACTTCCCCTACTTTAAGAAGAATGAGAAAAAGCATAAGCCGCCCACAACTGCAACTGGACTTGTGGGAACTTGGAAGGCAGAACAACATACCAACAGACACAGCTAATGTTAGTGTCTCCCAGACAAACCTCCATGTTCCTGGGACTCATACATCATGTGTAAACAACCCAAGGTCTCCTCTGGCTAGAGATGTCTCTTCCCTTGTGAACTGCAGTGTGGAATCAGCACAGGACAGTGTAGAAGGAATATCACCATCCGAAGAAAAGCAAGCTGaggatattaataataaactagaCAACAACCTTATTTATAACAGACCAAAATCTCATTCTATAAGAGAAATAGGCAGTGGAAATTTTCCTCCATCAAATGACTGCCATCAGGTAACTGTTTAACAAAAGATGTGTTTATGACAAATTAATAATCATTTGCTTGGCATCCAAACAGTTTTACAAAGGCTAAAAAATACTTTTGggtaatataaacaaaacaggGCAAAAGTGCACAGAGGCCTAAACTATTGAAGAATTCTGTTgtagtgtaaaattgaacatgactGTGAGACACTGCAGGAAAGCTTTTCTTACCCTTAATCATGTTTAATCTTCCATGGCAGTAACCCATAATTTGATCTTTTGACAGCCTATGACTCAACAGTTAGAACCACTGAGAACAGCACACAGCCATCAAGCAAAGAATGCCTCTTGCGAAATAATAATGCATCCACCCTTCATACAGTATGGCTGAGCAtaggaaaacaaaacatgaaaaaaaaatgagaaaggcTCCAACACTGATatgtaataataatgcaatgGTTACCCTAatagactttattattatttctttccagGTGACAGAATCAACCCAGGAAAGGTATGTGAGCAGGTAGCTTTTTGTAAAAAATGATCCCaatgtgttatatacagtagGTTAAGAGATTAACAATGCTTGACAGCATTATATTCAAAATGCTGTCTGGTTCCCTTGGAAACAGAAACATGATTTTGCATGTTACAGtctacttttaaaaataacattgtttttatacaaTCTGTAAAATACTTGGACATATAGAATGCTATTTTCTTGTTTGTCAGTTTACAAACTGCAGTATTCTAACCCGCTGCCAACATAGGATGTTTTCTGTCTTTTATCTCTAAGTAGCTTACTTTGCGGTTGCTAAGTTCACGGAAGTATTTTTTACTATATGCTGTATAAATAATCTTTTAGGACCACTAAAGGAACTGAGTAAAATGGTCTTTAGAGAGTGCAGAGAAGGTCCAAACTGAAAGAGACTGGGAGGGGGATATAATGGAAAGCTAGTCTTTATATGCAGCTGATCATAAGGAGAGAGTTTACAGTATACTATAGGTCTTTCACAACTGTAACTTTTATATTAAAGCATTCTGATGTTTGGTGGTGGGGAGCAGCTGAGTGGGGGTTGTCTGCCATCATTGGCTGGGTGCAAACCAAGGTTGTTTTCTGGCAGTCTAAACTGCACACAAGTCACAATCTAGTGCTTCCTACTGCACAATAGGGCCAGGCCACATTGTCTTAAGTGCTTTCTCCAAAAcctacagctgtttaaatttaGATTTAACAGTACAATGATTTTTTCTTCCAGGGCAGTCAAGTCATGTAATTATTGAATTTGTTAACCATATGTTACAATTATGttacaatgttatatatatatatatattatatataatatattatatatatattatataatatatagatatatatatataatatatataaaattggatTAACTTGTGTTGCACTGAGGCTTGTTGCTGTGCGTAAAGCTTGGAGAAACTCAATTAATTTGATGATTAATGAGGCCTGTCTTGATTCATGGTAATGAATGCAATTAATCATTGTtctaaattgttaattattttattgttataattattatcgCTTCTCAAATAACATTAATCGTCCAGGGTTTCATCATTTGTTTTGAGATTGAAAAGGTGCTGGTTGTGTTACTTTGGACTTGGGTTTACCAAAACACCAAATCACAAAAAGGCTTTAAAGCTAGTAACCCTTCTCTCCTAATTATAATTCAGTATGGACTTTCTGGGGTTAAACATCTCTGTTGAAAAGCGTTGGAACCAGTAGACTATATCAACAATTTACTTGCAAAATAGATTCAAAGAAAAAGTTATGCAAATATTTGCAATACTggcttttcattttatgtttaaagAACAAATATAATCAATGCAGTGAAACAACTTGTGAGGATAGTGGAAACAATTGATTTGGACAATCAATAAACCCCAAGCAAATTATCCTTGCCCTCGATTATTGTTACCCAGAGTGAAAGTTAAACATTTATGCAGTCTCCCAGGGCAAAGGTATTTTATGtactatttaaacatatttatacagGAACACCTTAACGAGACGCAGTCAGCTTACATCTTTAAAAGGCTATTAAAGAGCAGCTTGCTTTGGATATGAACTACCAGAGTTAACTAATATATCACTGCTCTTGTTTAGGTACCGTTTTCTATTCTGTCTAATTCAGTATGTTTGTAAACAGTCAGTTAACACAGATTTAGCCTGATATTGTCAGATTTATTTtagagagaataatagatggcAGGAAGTGATATATGATGTTTAAATTTGTATTctatgtatgtaaaaaaatatatatactttgcTGTGTAGTAGATATCAacgtgttttaaaatatgtacagttatTAGGCTTCAttgtgtaatatactgtatgctaCTATTAAAATGTGTAAAGGTAGTCTGTTTTTATTCTAATCGAACATGCCAATCCCCAATGATAGGGATATAAAAAAGTGGGTTACTTTAGAGGTTTGTATATACCTAGATTGGTATGAAGTGTGGCTGGTGCATTTTTTTGCACAGGTTTATGAAGTGTCTGTCAGTTTATACATACATACTATCGATGTAGGCCATGATaatctactttttcatggtacCAGTAGCTCAAATGTTGTATTTGCAACTATTTGCATAtgtccataactttaaacaatcAATCATAAGATATTCAGTAGTacgaaaaaaaataaacaggtgtGTGTTTTAGCAGGGTGCATTATCTTAGATGTGGTTTACTTGTATtggaaaaacagatttaaatttttgcaccttcatttaaaaaatttttttttttttttttttagctgtgtcACAGTGTCAAATCCTATAGTGGGTGTCCttaatttgaataatgtttaTTTAGAAAGATCTAGCTTTGTGGTCAGGCAAACCTTAACTCCACAACTGTTTTGTGTCTGATCAGATATGCTTCGCTTGTTATTGCCAATATATTTTTTACCATGCTCCGTTGCTATGTAGCAGCTTATTTATGCTTATATCTAATattcatgttacattttttagCATTATGGAAACATACTTAGTGAAACACACAGTTCcattctattgtgtgtgtgtgtgtgtgtgtgtgtgtgtgtgtgtgtgtgtgtgtgtatgtataagtTGCATTATTCAAATAATAGTattacaaaaaacttttttttttttttttttttattattattacaactaaCCTTGAAGTGTGAAATTACCTTTTGTTGCACTGGATATTCTATACTGACTTATCCTCTTTTTATGACTAATAAAATTTGCTTAAACTTTTAGAAATCCATTAAACTGTCAAAATCAGGCTCATAAGAAGGCTTTACATGTGCTCAGTTGCCATGATAGCAAAACCTCAAAAAATTgttgtgacatttcaaacaaagCCTTAAAGGTTTGGTAAAGCTTTGTATGCTATATTTCTGGAAGGATTTACAGACAACATGTGACATCTACCAGCAACTCTCCCAAAGTAGATTTGACTATAAAGTTAGGAGCTTTTTTCttatctttaaaaatacacacatttatgTCTGTCTTGTGTAGTACCTTGTTTTAATATGCCACTGGAACCAAGTTGGAAAACAGTCATGTTTGTTTCCATCTTTagaaaacaggtttaaataaagtataattgtaaatctcgaaaaactactcacttctaaatcttttgtagtcatctttgtattactttagtataaatacatgttaatttggattcatatgtggtttttttctgactttatgtgaacgaaaagacacacattttcccattggaaatagtgatattttgaaatatcactgtcctggtcacaaaagcagagtttgtggggaataatagccatgttctatacttttgaggcataagcaattaggaaataacacttactgcccaggaacaacaattttttttttttttttttgttacacagtgttatcacaTGGTTTATCTGATTGATAGTACCTGTATTTAGAGTGGAGAgctttgctgtttaaaaacatcTTATTGGCTCTTTACACAATGCTATTATTCACTggtgtatatatagtataaccTGTTCTTTGATCTAAAGATAGCAATTGAAAGTAAATGTATCATCAGATCTTGTTATCTTGATCTTAGTTTGTTGTTACAGCAGTAACTGTAGTATTCATGCCAAGAggcattcagaaaaacaaaacaaatgtgagCTTCAAATTATTTTCGTACAGTATTTTGATTTTAGAGAAGCCATGACATCATTGTTCTGTTCAATTTTTAGAAATAATCCTGTATGTTAACAACCAGTACATACAGGCAGTCGACTATTGAGCAGTGATCCAAAGTAACTCGTTCGTTGTGTTCCCATAGAATGCAGGAACAGCGACGGAGCTCTGCTGTGGTGAGTTTGCGTGGACTCGATGTATCTCCTGGGGACTTGTTTGTCTCAGATGGGGTAGCAGACTATCTGAGCCATTCAACTTTATCAGGTAAGCCTTTAACTGCAAACTGGCTGCACAATAAgcacaattaaaatgcaattgagAAACACTAGCATAGTGTTTACACTTTACCCTTTTGAGTGCAAATTTACACTTTTGAGCTAAAATCTTAGAAGATTTAAGCAGTCTGTCCCACAAGTGCAGTTGTACCCCAAATATGATCTACTTTGACCTGTCGTAGACTGACTATCAGCTTGTACCATACACCCCCTTATACAGTATTCTGTAAACAAGCATTTTAGGTatgaaaaatacactttttgtCCCAGCATAAGAGATTTATACAACTTTTCCTCACCAGCAGCAGAGTAGATTAGGGCTTTGCAGGTTCAATTGCACGCTGTATTAATCTTGCTATATTTGTGCTTGTCTGGTAACATCTTTTTTTCAATGAATGTGAATGAAATGTAGTGTCACCTTatgctgtattaatgaaatgtagtccaagggacaaaatgcaaataaatgccAAACTGCATTTTTACTTCAAGTAACGTGTAGCTTGGTCTTATTCCTCTTGTTCTTTTAATAGATAGCTGGGAAGGAACACAATAGGAAAGGTCACATCCATAACCTAAACAGTAATTCAGGACAAAAtgtcattattcttttttttttgtctgtttctgaATTGGTACAATTTTTGTTATCATCACAGCTTTAAAGTAAATCAGCTATCTTTGTAAACAGTTAGTGCATCATTGAAATGTGTGCTTTGTTTCAGATACCAAGAAATCCAAATGGCCTTTTTTGAAACAAGGGACAGTAAGTGCCATTAATTCCTAAATCTGTAAATCCTTAATGAAAGTAATGAGCTGGTTTctgagacaaaaaacaaaacaaaagtcacTAGGACTGATTCACTGAATCTCATTTTTATGTGAGTAATTCATTCTTACAGAGTAAAGACAAGATTAAGTTATTGTCAGATGTGGAGAAGTGTCTTTCATCTATACAAATCCAGGATTGGAGAGACTGCGATTTTCAAAAGTACAAGGTACTGGACTTACTCTTAACATATCCCCTGGTCTTTTTAAAGGTTTACTGTAAGCCCTGTATGGTATTGTAAATTAAAAGGTAAATCTTGAAAACAGTATTAGTCTTTTtaagaaatgcagtttttttttttttttgaaaaaaatttgTTTAATAGGGTACAACCCTGGCTGAGTTTTTGGTGGTTCAGCACCCCGATGTTGAGCTGCAGAACTGCCAACATGGCTATAAGAGAGAGGAAGCAGTGTGGGAGCTTTTTACCAGTGAATGTGTTTACTTTCTCGACCAGC
This window of the Polyodon spathula isolate WHYD16114869_AA chromosome 7, ASM1765450v1, whole genome shotgun sequence genome carries:
- the LOC121318394 gene encoding uncharacterized protein LOC121318394 isoform X2, which produces MQQPEDVLEKAEGFETELGWTSFTWQKQNGGLAGCSNAKTQTGPVHTEDKETQTSSPIIQRLLDQDGAVKPFSQFDRQSPARISTSPTLRRMRKSISRPQLQLDLWELGRQNNIPTDTANVSVSQTNLHVPGTHTSCVNNPRSPLARDVSSLVNCSVESAQDSVEGISPSEEKQAEDINNKLDNNLIYNRPKSHSIREIGSGNFPPSNDCHQVTESTQERMQEQRRSSAVVSLRGLDVSPGDLFVSDGVADYLSHSTLSDTKKSKWPFLKQGTSKDKIKLLSDVEKCLSSIQIQDWRDCDFQKYKGTTLAEFLVVQHPDVELQNCQHGYKREEAVWELFTSECVYFLDQLMVLKEVFLSTLNNLQNNDCLLDIDVWRLFANLNELCLMSFSFLTSLLNGINDSWAKADKSMMSLKTLLTKHFKEGVCHCQQKYCLNYSSAVFYLDSLKQREDFGTYLKWCERNQQCNRLHLSDMLVAPMQRLTRYPLLLKNIWKRSTSEEEKIALQSIIKLVECSIQDLEGKVKWLHNFQTVQQLKELIVWPPVWERDKRAFIPENLKHVFKQTGLENLLSSNQYLLHEGRLNLTGSTKLQEVYLFLFDDFLLITKNKRSKKKSVSSEQATLCPPVNQELQTMLKDGGTFYVVDQPISLDRVLVKNIDQLNATE